The Microterricola viridarii genome segment ACTTCCAGAACCTGCTCGGATTCAGTGACGAGCGCGTGGTGCGCGCGGCAGCCGCAGCCAGCACCCCCATCGTCAGCGCGATCGGGCACGAGGCCGACCGGCCGCTGCTGGACGAGGTGGCCGACCTGCGCGCCTCCACCCCGACCGATGCCGCCAAGCGAGTGGTGCCGGATGTCGCCGAGGAGCTCTCCCGGGTGCAGCAGGCCCGGGCCCGCATCGGCCTGCGCATGACCGGCATGCTCGCCAGCGAGGCCGACCGGCTCTCGCAGCTGCGCAGTCGGCCGGTGCTGGCGGACTCCAGCTGGATCATCGAGTCCCGTGGCCAGGACCTCACCCGTTACGTCGCCCGCGGCGTCGAGCTGGTCGAGCGCCGCATCGAGCGGGCAGGCACCCAGACCGCTGAGCTGCGTGCGCAGCTGCGCGCCCTCTCGCCGCAGGCTACCCTCGACCGCGGCTACGCCATCGCTCAGCTGCCGGACGGCACCGCGCTGCGCGCGGCCGCCCAGGCCCCGGCCGGCACCGAGCTGCGCATCACCGTCGCCGACGGCAGCATCACAGCCAGCTCGACCGGCGCCGCCGCCGGGCGCTGACCGCCGAATCACGCTGTCGGCCAAGCCGCATAGAATCGAGGCATGCCCATGAACGACGACCGCGATGAACTGAGCCTCGCAGACTTGAGCTACGAGCAGGCCCGCGACGAACTGATTCGGGTGGTGAGCGAGCTCGAGCAGGGCGCATCCACGCTGGAGCAGTCCCTCGCCCTCTGGGAGCGCGGTGAGGCGCTGGCCCGCCGCTGCGAGGAGTGGCTGATCGGGGCCAAGGAGCGCCTGGACGCTGCGAGGGCCGGGGCCGAAGCCGCGGCATCCGCCGAATGAGCACCCCGACGGTGAACGCGCCCCAGAACAACAAAGCGAAGGCCTCGCGGGTCGTTGCCGAGCTCGGCCGCCCAGAGACCGCGGAAGAGACCGCGGCGCGCAAGGCAGAGAACTCGCGCAAGCACCGTGCCAAGCAGACCATCAACAACTTGGTGCTCTCGCTGCTCGCCACGCTGGCCGTCGTCGTCGTGATCGTGCTGATCGTGCCGCGCAGCGACAAGCCCATCGACCGCGCCGTCGACTGGTCGGCAGCCGCCGCCCAGTGGCAGCCCACCGTCGACGTGACCCTGATGAACCCGACCCTCTC includes the following:
- a CDS encoding exodeoxyribonuclease VII small subunit, with protein sequence MPMNDDRDELSLADLSYEQARDELIRVVSELEQGASTLEQSLALWERGEALARRCEEWLIGAKERLDAARAGAEAAASAE